Part of the Lytechinus pictus isolate F3 Inbred chromosome 18, Lp3.0, whole genome shotgun sequence genome, TTGTAAgtagtctttatgaaacaggactcTACAAAATCAAGTGTATAATTCACTCTTTGGAGGAAGGAGATAAAATTCACTAGATTAAGAGtgactttcatatttttttagtgaaattcatccttttttaaaaataaagtttgtttgaaACATTCCTATTTTCAATCTAACTTGAGCGATTCTTGACGTCAGTACCAAGGGATAGAAAAGGTAATGGGAACTCTCTCTTTGTTTTAGATAGAGAGTATGGTTGTTCAATTTTCAGACAGATAGATTAAACATTTTAATAgttttgttgttcttgttttttgtgttttgagaGGTTGATATCAAccttcaaatttgattttctttttctctttcctttatcAAGCCCCGCAACTGTAGTTTTGCGCGTGTACCATGCAAAAACGCAACAGGTACTAAAAGGGGAAAATCAAATAAAGTGTGTAAACCACTATACATTGTATTGCAAATAACCCTTTTAGAAATCGGGTGACGTTCGTTATTCCTAAAGTTCAAATAATATGATGATTCGAAGTTTAGCATTTACCAAGATGAGGTGAGTTACAAATTATCATATCTGGCATTATTCTAAAGGTCCAATTCATCCGAAAACACAAATGGTTGTTTTGCATATTTTAGTGGAACGAAGAATAAAACCAAAGCAAACCAACTTACAGTGACAAAAGTAAACAGTGTTAGCATTGCCGCGGGTAAGTTGCCCCAGTGCTCCTTGTCCGACATATCATCCTTATAGCCGAATATATAGTAGCCCATGATAGCGAAGAGGAACATGAGGAGAACGAGGAGGAGGACGACGTTGAAGACAGAATTACGAAAGGTATCAAGGAGGGCATTGACCAGGACCTAGtagaagaaaaaatgatattctAATTTAGGAAGAGCAAGGACTCCTTACACCGGACAGGTCGACGTCGGCGGCGacgtcaaaaagaaaaaaaatgatgtgatTCGAATTAGAGAGGGATTATACCCTAAAGAAGGCTGATTTGgataaaaaggagaaatttaaaacaaGCTTATAATGaagaaattttcatcaaaatcggatgtaaaataagaaagttacggcactttcgcttattttcacataaCAGCTATATGAACAGCAGGAAAGAAGCCGATGATGCCACATTCTCACTTGTTTGTATTTCATTCTATTATAATGTAATAGTAAAATTTCCCTCATTGTTatttgaaatgaagtttcatttctccctgATTTTGTGGGATTGTCTTGTTGAAACCTCAGGTTTCTTGATGTAGATGTATCTTAATGtcaaatctacaaaaaaatatgtgtgtatatattacATTTACATACTTTGGGATAATTCatttctgttttcaaaacagaaaaaacgaaaaacgaaacgaaatatttttgtttcattagtGCGAAAAGTTTTATTGAATATCTATAAAAACGAACATcggaaaaaggggggaaaatgaagaaaaccgTTATTACTGTGTTTTGTTGTTTCCGAATCTAACATAAAATGGTGAATAACAAGAAATCAAACaccttttatttctatttttttcagttCCTGCTTCTGCAAGTTTACCACTATTTTATAAGTAATTGGAGTATATAGAAATACTAATTTTTAATGGGCGATAAAGATGAATTTATGGATAACTTGGAAGTCGTGTAATACAGCAAATGCAATATTGGTAATTAAGATGAGATCCAATAAAAGACTATGTTATGGGATAAAACTCTTTTATGAAGCTATAAAATCAAGTTAATTCAACCATTTGTAAAATGAAGATAGATATAGCGTTTAATAATGTTTGCATtatatgaaagacaaaaaaaaatacgatatgaagacatttttttttaattgtcaagGAAATTTTACCTGAAGACCTTTGACGAATGAGACGGTTCTTAGAGTTCGGAGAGTGCGAAGAGCTCGGAGTGTTCGCAGAGCATTCAGGTTAGGGCCTTGGGATATCGTCTGCATCTGGCCTAGGAATATCTGTATTTATTGAGAGAAAGGGGAATATAAAGCAGTAGAGATGGAATGAGAGAAGGTAGGTCCATGGTGATAGAGACTCCGGGGAGTGTTTAATGGAgtgttttgtcagtgattttcactgataaTGAGACTCTTGGGGAAATTTTGGAAGAGCGGATGGGACGATTTATTACAGCATTTGAACTAAAAAATGTGTTCATGATAAATGACACATAATGAAGATGagaatgattgtgatgatggaggtggtgatgatgatgatgataatgatgatgattatgatgatgttgatgatgatgatgatggtgatgatggtgatgatggtgatgatggtgatgatggtgatgatggtgatgatgatgatggtgatgatgatgattatgatggtgatgatgatgatgatgacgatgataatggtggtgatgatgacatgatgatggtaatgatgatgatgatgatgatatttatgatgatgatgacacatAAATGACACATAACGAAGATGAGGATGagaatgattgtgatgatgctggtggtgatgatgatgatgatgataatgatgatgatgataatgatgatgatgatgatgttgatgatgatgatgatggtaatgatggtgatgatggtgatgatgatgatgatggtgatgatggtgatgatgatggtgatgatgatgatgatggtgatgatgatgatgatgatgacgatgataatgttGCTGATGATgacatgatgataatgatgattgtggtggtagtgatgacaatgatgatgatggtggtggtggtgatgataatgatgatgatgttgatggtggtggtggtgatgaaaacgaggatgatgatgatgaagatgatgaatatgatgatgttaatggtgatgatgataatggtgatgatgatgatgattatgatgatgacgatgataatgacaatgattatgatgatagtgatgatgataattgtacTGGTGGTGATGAGACGACATCACTACTCAAATCTCTACTGTACCCATATCTTTATGAGGTACCTGTAATACATGTGGAAAATAAAGTCTAaatgagaaagagggagagagaaggtgagagaaagggaaagtaaaagagaaagagggattgATTGGAATCTTGTATTCCTCTCCCCTCATATCCGCTATAACCTTAGACTGACTCAGAAAGAAGCCCACGCATGCGTATTACCTGTACGAATGAGATGAGGAGTACAACGAAATCGAAGAGGTTGTAAGCGCTGAAGAAATATTTGATGGGCTCGGCGTATATCTTGAGGATGAACTCAAAGGTGTATACTCCAAGGAAAATCCCATCGAGAGTAACGAAGGCTGTCCGGTATTTCGCCTGCATCAAAACATAATTGTCGACAGGTGACTCGTCTATTCCTTAAGATATAATGTTTCGAAATCACAGTATTATCTCAGTAAATTTAATAACAGAGAATATCTCACATTATTGCgttgttgatcttattttcatAATGTCTTCCTTATCAGTAATTTTTATGGGTGGTATTCTGCTAACTAAACCCTGATCTGACTCCAAAGTATGTAACTATTAGAGCTCACCTTTTCCTAACAAATAGAAGGTTTCATCTTACTCTTATAATATTCGTGATATGGATAATGTACCAATTATGTTGTTGACTCTTCATATTGTTTTAGTcccatttcataacaaaatgtttttttagtaACTATTCACTATGATTAAGATGTTCTCGATGAAGGAGGTGGCTAATAACACTTTATCAAAGTGTAGTATAATGGGTTAAAGGCGAGGTAAAGGTAATAGCGTTGAATGAATTACTAAATTATGGAATAAAATCATGGAGCATACATAATACACACAccaattttatcattattcatcaCCCCGATATTTTTACCGCTAATTCATCTGTTTCGACACCCATGCATATACTCTTTACTTCGAATTTATCAGTTTCGTCACCAATGTTCCTTACCTCAAATTTGTCAGTTTCGTCACCCCATGTTATTTACCACAAATTCATCAGTTTCCTCACTGTTATTAATCACCTAAAACTCGTCAGTTTCGTCACCCTATGTTTACTGACATGAAATTCGTCAATTTTTACCTCAAGTTTGAATTTCGTTACCTAATGTTCTTTATCTCAAATTGTAAGTTTCATCATTCTGTGTAATTTACCTTAAATTTTAGGTTTcgtcaattcattttatttacttcAAATTAGTCGGTTTCGTCAACCCATGTTCCTTACCTTATATTCATCAGTTGCGTATTAGAACTCCCGTTCTTTATCTCAAATTCGTCAGTTTCATTGCCCCACATCAtatacctaaaaaaaaaaaacggttttGTCACCCCAGCTGATATAATCAAGTTCGTAAGTTTCGTCAACCTATGTTATTTACCCCAAGTTAAAATTTGTTCTCCCAATGTTCTATACCGAAAATCTGTCAGTTTCGTCACCCCATGTTACTTACCTCCATTTCGTTGGTCTAATCACCCCATGTTATTTACCCCAAGTTTAAATTTCGTCACCCTCATGTTCTATACCAAAAATCTGTCAGTTTTATTATCCTATGATCTTTACCTCACGTTCAAGTTTCGTCACCCCATGTCctttatttcaaattgtaaattTCGTCACCCCGTATTATTTACCTTAATTTAGTCAGTTCGGTCACTCCATTTTATTTACCCAATTTCGTCAGCTTCGTCACCCCATGATCCTTACTTACCTCAAAACCATTAACCCAACCTTATTACTTCAAATAGGTTCATTTCCTCAACTCTCGTTGTTTGTATTAGATTTCGTCACCTCATATAATTTATCTCGAATTCATCAGTTTCGTCACCCCATATCATTTATATCGAATCTGTCAGTTTCGAAACCTCGTGATATTTACCTCTAAATTCCTCAGTTTTGTCACCCCATATTAATTAACTCTAATTCATCAGTTTCGTCACCCCATATCATGTACCTCTAATTCCTCAGTTTCGCCACCCCATGTTATTTAACTTTAATTCATAAGTTTCGCTACCCCATATCATTAAACCTCAAATTCATCAGTTTCGTCTCCCAATATAATTTACCTCAAATTTGTCAGTTTCGTCACCCCATATTACTTACCTCAAATTCATCAGCTTCGTCACCCGTGTTCTTTTCCTCAAATCGTCAGTTTTATCATGCAAAGTTATTTACTTCGAATCTGTCAATTTCGTCACCCATGTTATTTACCTCTAATTCATCAGATTCTTCACCCCATGTTATTTACCTTCAATTCATCGGTTTCGTCACCCCATATCATTTAGCTCGAATCTGTCAGTTTCGTCACCCCGTGTTCTTTTCCTCAAATTCATCAGTTTCATCACCCCATATAATTTACCTCAAATTTTTCAGTTTCATCACCCCATGTTATTTACCTCAAATTCATCAGCTTCGTCACCcgtgttctttttctcaaatcGTTAGTTTCATCATCCAATGTTATTTACCTCGAATCTGTCAATTTCGTCACCCATGTTATTTACCTCTAATTCATCAGATTTTTCACCCCATGTTCTTTACCTTCGATTCATCAGTTGCGTATTAGAACTCCCGTTCTTTATCTCAAATTCGTCAGTTTTATTGCCCCATATCATTTACCTAAAAACCCGGTTTTGTCACCCCAGCTGATATAATCAAGTTCGTAAGTTTCGTCAACCTATGTTATACCCCAAGTTAAAATTTGTTCTCCCAATGTTCTATACTGAAAATCTGTCAGTTTCGTCACCCCATGTTACTTACCTCCATTTCGTTGGTCTAATCACCCCATGTTATTTACCCCAAGTTTAAATTTCGTCACCCTCATGTTCTATACCAAAAATCTGTCAGTTTCATTATCCTATGATCTTTACCTCACGTTCAAGTTTCGTCACCCCATGTCCTTTATCTCAAATTGTAAATTTCGTCACCCCGTATTATTTACCTTAATTTAGTAAGTTCGGTCACTCCATTTTATTTACCCAATTTCGTCAGCTTCGTCACCCCATGATCCTTACTTACCTCAAAACCATTAACCCAACCTTATTACTTCAAATAGGTTCATTTCCTCAACTCTCGTTGTTTGTATTAGATTTCGTCACCTCATATAATTTATCTCGAATTCATCAGTTTCGTCACCCCATATCATTTATATCGAATCTGTCAGTTTCGAAACCTCGTGATATTTACCTCTAAATTCCTCAGTTTTGTCACCCCATATTAATTAACTCTAATTCATCAGTTTCGTCACCCCATATCATGTACCTCTAATTCCTCAGTTTCGCCACCCCATGTTATTTAACTTTAATTCATAAGTTTCGCTACCCCATATCATTAAACCTCAAATTCATCAGTTTCGTCTCCCAATATAATTTACCTCAAATTTGTCAGTTTCGTCACCCCATATTACTTACCTCAAATTCATCAGCTTCGTCACCCGTGTTCTTTTCCTCAAATCGTCAGTTTTATCATGCAAAGTTATTTACTTCGAATCTGTCAATTTCGTCACCCATGTTATTTACCTCTAATTCATCAGATTCTTCACCCCATGTTATTTACCTTCAATTCATCGGTTTCGTCACCCCATATCATTTAGCTCGAATCTGTCAGTTTCGTCACCCCGTGTTCTTTTCCTCAAATTCATCAGTTTCATCACCCCATATAATTTACCTCAAATTTTTCAGTTTCATCACCCCATGTTATTTACCTCAAATTCATCAGCTTCGTCACCcgtgttctttttctcaaatcGTTAGTTTCATCATCCAACGTTATTTACCTCGAATCTGTCAATTTCGTCACCCATGTTATTTACCTCTAATTCATCAGATTTTTCACCCCATGTTCTTTACCTTCAATTCATCAGTTGCGTATTAGAACTCCCGTTCTTTATCTCAAATTCGTCAGTTTTATTGCCCCATATCATTTACCTAAAAACCCGGTTTTGTCACCCCAGCTGATATAATCAAGTTCGTAAGTTTCGTCAACCTATGTTATACCCCAAGTTAAAATTTGTTCTCCCAATGTTCTATACTGAAAATCTGTCAGTTTCGTCACCCCATGTTACTTACCTCCATTTCGTTGGTCTAATCACCCCATGTTATTTACCCCAAGTTTAAATTTCGTCACCCTCATGTTCTATACCAAAAATCTGTCAGTTTCATCATCCTATGATCTTTACCTCACGTTCAAGTTTCGTCACCCCATGTCCTTTATCTCAAATTGTAAATTTCGTCACCCCGTATTATTTACCTTAATTTAGTCAGTTCGGTCACTCCATTTTATTTACCCAATTTCGTCAGCTTCGTCACCCCATGATCCTTACTTACCTCAAAACCATTAACCCAACCTTATTACTTCAAATAGGTTCATTTCCTCAACTCTCGTTGTTTGTATTAGATTTCGTCACCTCATATAATTTATCTCGAATTCATCAGTTTCGTCACCCCATATCATTTATATCGAATCTGTCAGTTTCGAAACCTCGTGATATTTACCTCTAAATTCCTCAGTTTTGTCACCCCATATTAATTAACTCTAATTCATCAGTTTCGTCACCCCATATCATGTACCTCTAATTCCTCAGTTTCGCCACCCCATGTTATTTAACTTTAATTCATAAGTTTCGCTACCCCATATCATTAAACCTCAAATTCATCAGTTTCGTCTCCCAATATAATTTACCTCAAATTTGTCAGTTTCGTCACCCCATATTACTTACCTCAAATTCATCAGCTTCGTCACCCGTGTTCTTTTCCTCAAATCGTCAGTTTTATCATGCAAAGTTATTTACTTCGAATCTGTCAATTTCGTCACCCATGTTAGTTACCTCTAATTCATCAGATTCTTCACCCCATGTTATTTACCTTCAATTCATCGGTTTCGTCACCCCATATCATTTAGCTCGAATCTGTCAGTTTCGTCACCCCGTGTTCTTTTCCTCAAATTCATCAGTTTCATCACCCCATATAATTTACCTCAAATTTTTCAGTTTCATCACCCCATGTTATTTACCTCAAATTCATCAGCTTCGTCACCcgtgttctttttctcaaatcGTTAGTTTCATCATCCAACGTTATTTACCTCGAATCTGTCAATTTCGTCACCCATGTTATTTACCTCTAATTCATCAGATTTTTCACCCCATGTTCTTTACCTTCAATTCATCAGTTGCGTATTAGAACTCCCGTTCTTTATCTCAAATTCGTCAGTTTTATTGCCCCATATCAtatacctaaaaaaaaaaaacggttttGTCACCCCAGCTGATATAATCAAGTTCGTAAGTTTCGTCAACCTATGTTATACCCCAAGTTAAAATTTGTTCTCCCAATGTTCTATACTGAAAATCTGTCAGTTTCGTCACCCCATGTTACTTACCTCCATTTCGTTGGTCTAATCACCCCATGTTATTTACCCCAAGTTTAAATTTCGTCACCCTCATGTTCTATACCAAAAATCTGTCAGTTTCATCATCCTATGATCTTTACCTCACGTTCAAGTTTCGTCACCCCATGTCCTTTATCTCAAATTGTAAATTTCGTCACCCCGTATTATTTACCTTAATTTAGTCAGTTCGGTCACTCCATGATCCTTACCTCAAAATCATTAACCCAACCTCATTACCTCAAATACGTTCATTTCCTCAACTCTCGTTGTTTGTATTAGATTTCGTCACCTCATATCATTTACCTCTAATTTCTCAGTTTCGCCACCAAAGTTCTCTTCCTCAAATCGTCAGTTTCATCATCCAATGTTATTTACCTCGAATCTGTCAATTTCGTCACCCATGTTATTTACCTCAAATTCATCAGTTTCGTCTCCCTGTATTATTTACCTCAAATTCATCTGTTTCGTCAACCCATGTTATTTATCTCAAATTAATCGGTTTCGTCACCACATATCATTTATCTCGAATCTGTCAGTTTCGTCAATCCAGGTTATTTATCTCAAATTCATCGGTTTCGTCACCCCAAGTTATTTACCTCTAATACATCAGTTTTGTCTCCCCATATAATTTACCTCAAATTCATCAGATTCGTCACCCGTGTTCTTTTCCTCAAATCGTCAGTTTCATCATCCAACGTTAATTACCTCGAATCAGTctatttcgtcacccacgttaTTCATCTCAATTTCATCGGTTTCGTCACCCTATATCATTTATCTCGAATCTGTCAGTTTCGTCACCTCGTGTTCTTTTCCTCAAATTCATCAGTTTCATCACCCCAAGGTTTTTACCCTAAATCTGTCAATTTCTTCACCCCACATTATTTACCTCAAATTCGTAAGTTTTGCCCCCATCTTTTTTTACCTCAAATTTGTAATTCATGTCAACCAAAGTTAATTTCCTTTTGTCACCTCAtgttcttttccttttatttgtttgtttcgaCACCCCTTGCTTTTTACCACAAATTTGTCAGATCCGTGTTACAAGTTCTTAACCTCTCATTTTCAGttccataataatttttttcaaccaaATATAAATGATTACAAAGTCGTTAGCCTCCCCACCAGTTGTTAGTTACCCCAAGAATTCCCCAAAATCTCATTCACTACTCCATTATTCTTCACTTAATATCGGTCAATTTCGACACACCATGTTCTTTACCTCTCATTTTTCGTTAAATGTTATTTACCTCAAACTATTCAGTTTCCCCACTCATGTTCTTATATTCATCAGTTCTCGGCCTATTTGTTGACGGCTAATTCACAGCAAGCAATGGTTCACCTTAGGCCCATTCACTTTGAATATAAACCTTTTGATCtagatcatttcattttataatcataatttcactatttcaaaatatttttgttatgtttttattcaatttattagtaaaaacaaacaaacaaagaaaacttgaaactaaatttttttgttatatttgatGTTTGCCTAAGCCTATACATTTAAAGGAATCTTGACTGTTTTTTCGTTTTTATCTGCGTAAGTGTCGGGACATCAACCGTTTATCTTGTCAATATaattaatgcatgaaatatGTAGCCCTCTAGTTCAGGGTTGTCACCAGTCTATTTTTAGAGGCAGTTAAGTTTCGCATGACTtaacgaacgactggtgataccTTTTTTGGTGCTATAATCTGTTTGTCATTCGTTTACATGTAACACAAGAAGGTAtcaccaggggagcgtttcatcaacattttcgtctgacaagttgtcagatttgacaaatttccttgattctgattggctgacaagcactgcaactatggtaactgtctgataaaatgggacttgtcggataaagcGTCCGACAtgttctttcatgaaacactccccagtcgttcgtaaagtcattGAAACGAACGAGCATGTTTATGAAACATCTACCCGATCCGACAAGtcgtttcatgaaacaccaGTTTATGAATTGTTGGTGCCAATGCGCCCATTCATGACTTCAGTGTTAACATCTAAAAATGGTGCATTTTTAGTGattaaaattgttttaattgtcTGCACGATTCTAATAAAAGAAGACCCGTAATGACCACAAACTTTACACCTGTATACTCAACATTGAATATTGAATTTCAGACATTTTATGTAACGGCCTCAAATGCGgcctttctcataaaaatcccagaatcgtGTATAAAGGGAATAAGTGCGCTAATGTGGGGCACCATtttatttcaacctgaaaatgactggccgaggttttttttaaatcatattccgTATGACTCTAAAAATTTTATGGAATTTTTAAAACACATACTCCTCTTAAGactataaggaacattatcatttaaaagttttgtagaatttacaagAAATTCATGGGTTAATCTTAGATTAGATTTTTAGGTGCGCAGACATCGGCCCCCATCATACTTgtttgattatgaaattatcttacatttcatttttagaaaatagtGGCGGCCGTCAATCGGCCGTTTGAGGGGCTGTGCTGTCCGGTCAGCTGCTATATTTCTACATTAGTCAAAGGTtgtgttttttcttcgttttattATTCACCATGCACGATAAACATCCACGTTTTTATTAGCATGCATGCCTAGTAGgaacaaaacatttaaaaatggTTGAAGAGGAGAGTCTCttacatttcaaagatttgcggTAGTAGATAATCacttaattgaattaatcatcgcttgaaataaatcattcatgattttgttttgtagaaggaaaaacccccaaaacaatTATTGTATGGTAAGGTCCCCGAAGTCTGTGCCgtccccttgtctgcgcacacctGTATCTGACTGGTTCTATGATGGTGGGCCCAAGTCtacgcacctaacaatttgagttaagatttaacatgaaattcttcttatttcacaaaatcattcaattaaTAACGTTCCTTACattattaagagtaagtgtaccaaatttcttattaaaaaatgaaagaaaatataatattttcttgaaaaaacctcgggcagtcattttcagattgaaaaaaaaaatgataccccatgtctgcgcacgcattcactttgcacacgatttgggaattttgatgagaaaggctgcattttgaggccgtcacatgaaatgccctaaattcattattttccaccattttgagtcggattttttttatgaatacctgtctatggtattgcatgtttaaagttcgtgctcgttgcgtatcttcttttattagaatcgcgcagatacgcgtgtgcgcagacaagggaaGAGGGAAGAGAAGATACGCAACAACCACAAACTTACATAGAAAAgataccgtatgggtactagtattcaacccggcataattcaaagattttgacatattccccaaaatatttagaaatagggaatttatcttaatttcacacctttgttatttccagggtaatctgttgtcgatattttctttgtcaatctgtcgactgtatgcgcggaggatcgaattatgcagcgatggccttttgcactgaatggtactagtattcaacctagtgaggattgatagcaaatctcaaaagggtttagattgctaaattagatctagatctatgtaaatctctggctttgattaattccctgttttggtctcatctcaaatggtctagtccatagtcggatgggacaagggcagattgagagatagggccatctttcatcgctaggttgaatactagtgccgacgggttgaatactagtaccaaaatccgtcgccgtataattcgatcgcccgcgcatacagtcaactggttgaagaaaaaagtaacggaaaaagaataaccagcatttgctcttggaaataagacgggtctgaaattcaggtaaattctatatttctatatatttgaggaaactctccaaacgggttgaatactagtgcccttatgGTATTCATTTAGAAATCCGACTCAGTTAGTCAgtatggtggaaaaataatgaatttcggGCATTTCATgcgacggcctcaaaatgcagcctttcacatcaaaatccccgaattgtgtcaagtgaatgggtgcgcaaaCATATAGGCTAAAGATAGGGCACCATTTCTTTgctcaatctgaaaatgactggccgagttttttttttaagcatatatttctttcaaatttttatgatatttttggcacacttactcacaagaataaaagaaatattattaattgaaaattattgtgaaataaaaagaagttcATGTTAAATCTCAAATTCAATAGTTAGGTGCGAAGACATGCCCCCATAACAAAACAGGTTAGAACATAGGCCTactaatagaaaaaaataaaccttaTGTTATTATCAGATTATGTTGTTTTTACCTTCAGAGTGTCACTTGTTTCAACAGCCATCGACAAGGCGTTCATTACGATGGTAAACATGATGATGGTATTAAACCAGTTCGACTCAGTCACTCGTTGAATGAAACGATGGAATTCGATGTCGGGTCGGATCCACTTCTTGATCTCGCCCTCGTCATCGATGATCACGTCACTGTCCTGTCGGGACAAACTCGAAAGGCTATCTGAAGA contains:
- the LOC129281801 gene encoding cation channel sperm-associated protein 3-like — translated: MHESESSDSLSSLSRQDSDVIIDDEGEIKKWIRPDIEFHRFIQRVTESNWFNTIIMFTIVMNALSMAVETSDTLKAKYRTAFVTLDGIFLGVYTFEFILKIYAEPIKYFFSAYNLFDFVVLLISFVQIFLGQMQTISQGPNLNALRTLRALRTLRTLRTVSFVKGLQVLVNALLDTFRNSVFNVVLLLVLLMFLFAIMGYYIFGYKDDMSDKEHWGNLPAAMLTLFTFVTVEGWTDVQNELDKLTGMSRIYTIIFIILGHFIFTNVFIGMIIMNIHEATETYQHEQMVERELIIQRKKEYMIGRQHEEVRQMLEKQTQGNYKDFYDMVKEFQGTLRHDDYTISTDLATSLRWIEAYITTLDHEDNTMYRLQQLHFELCDLLAMVLEKKLMERYGL